The following proteins are co-located in the Mus caroli chromosome 7, CAROLI_EIJ_v1.1, whole genome shotgun sequence genome:
- the Fgf19 gene encoding fibroblast growth factor 19 has translation MARKWNGRAVARALVLATLWLAVSGRPLAQQSQSVSDEDPLFLYGWGKITRLQYLYSAGPYVSNCFLRIRSDGSVDCEEDQNERNLLEFRAVALKTIAIKDVSSVRYLCMSADGKIYGLIRYSEEDCTFREEMDCLGYNQYRSMKHHLHIIFIQAKPREQLQDQKPSNFIPVFHRSFFETGDQLRSKMFSLPLESDSMDPFRMVEDVDHLVKSPSFQK, from the exons ATGGCGAGAAAGTGGAACGGGCGTGCGGTGGCCCGAGCCCTGGTCCTGGCCACTCTGTGGCTGGCTGTGTCTGGGCGTCCCCTGGCCCAGCAATCCCAGTCTGTGTCAGATGAAGATCCACTCTTTCTCTATGGCTGGGGCAAGATTACCCGCCTTCAGTACCTGTACTCCGCTGGTCCCTATGTCTCCAACTGCTTCCTCCGAATCCGGAGCGACGGCTCTGTGGACTGCGAGGAGGACCAAAACGAACGAA ATTTGTTGGAATTCCGCGCGGTCGCTTTGAAGACCATTGCCATCAAGGACGTCAGCAGCGTGCGGTACCTCTGCATGAGTGCGGACGGCAAGATATACGGGCTG ATTCGCTACTCGGAGGAAGACTGTACCTTCAGGGAGGAAATGGACTGTTTAGGCTACAACCAGTACAGATCCATGAAGCACCATCTCCATATCATCTTCATCCAGGCCAAGCCCAGAGAGCAGCTCCAGGACCAGAAACCCTCAAACTTTATCCCCGTGTTTCACCGCTCCTTCTTTGAAACCGGGGACCAGCTGAGGTCTAAAATGTTCTCCCTGCCCCTGGAGAGTGACAGCATGGATCCGTTCAGGATGGTGGAGGATGTAGACCACCTAGTGAAGAGTCCCAGCTTCCAGAAATGA